The Methanooceanicella nereidis genome window below encodes:
- a CDS encoding nitroreductase family protein, with protein sequence MEFYEVIRDRKSVRRYLPDKVPEEALLRVLEAARLAPSWCNKQCWSYIVVDDPGLISSIVAGGAKAFNAPMYIVLCADPSLSGSIGGKEYYLVDAAISMEHLVLAATAEGLGTCWLGAMFNEESVKKALSIPDGLRVVAITPLGYEAKGIGGFIGNNIVRAISSGRSRKPLNSMAYRNGHGRPLNK encoded by the coding sequence ATGGAGTTTTACGAGGTCATAAGGGATCGAAAAAGCGTAAGGCGATATTTACCCGATAAGGTGCCAGAGGAAGCGCTGCTGAGAGTGCTTGAGGCCGCCAGGCTAGCCCCTTCATGGTGTAATAAGCAGTGCTGGAGCTACATAGTCGTAGATGACCCCGGGCTCATATCCAGTATTGTCGCAGGCGGGGCTAAAGCTTTTAACGCTCCCATGTACATTGTCCTTTGCGCAGATCCTTCACTGTCGGGGAGCATCGGCGGCAAGGAGTATTATCTTGTCGATGCGGCGATATCCATGGAACATCTTGTGCTCGCAGCGACGGCCGAAGGCCTCGGTACCTGCTGGCTCGGTGCCATGTTCAACGAAGAGAGCGTAAAAAAAGCTTTGAGCATACCTGATGGTCTTAGGGTGGTCGCAATAACGCCCCTGGGCTACGAGGCAAAGGGTATCGGCGGGTTTATTGGCAACAATATCGTGCGCGCAATATCTTCCGGGCGGTCCCGTAAGCCCTTAAATAGCATGGCTTACAGGAATGGTCATGGCAGGCCATTGAATAAATAA
- a CDS encoding archaeosine biosynthesis radical SAM protein RaSEA — MTGLSEVMLDIRKKQRVKERSPREAAAFWTSDDLLEGVPVKCYTIIFQTRGCYWGQKGGCTMCGYIYDSASIPPSTEDLIAQFDSVADRIGEGVVKIFTSGSFFDVREIPESVREHILTRLNEITDKVIIETRPEFVTDKTMVSSKALVDNMEVAIGLETSNDDIRINSINKNFLFKDFVRASETAKAHGVTTKAYLMMKPPFISEKDALDDMVKSVMDAAPYAPTISINLCNVQRGTLVDELFYRKAYRPPWLWSIVEVIKRVHGKTGSVIMSDPLAAGASRGPHNCGKCDSDFANAIRKYSMTQDISAFDDLDCECRSLWEKVLELEDWTFGAPLIY; from the coding sequence ATGACCGGTTTAAGCGAAGTGATGCTGGACATCAGAAAAAAGCAGAGAGTAAAGGAAAGATCCCCGCGGGAAGCGGCAGCGTTCTGGACCAGTGACGATCTGCTTGAAGGGGTCCCTGTAAAATGCTATACTATAATATTCCAGACAAGGGGCTGTTACTGGGGACAAAAGGGCGGATGTACCATGTGCGGTTATATTTATGACTCTGCGAGCATTCCTCCGTCAACGGAAGATCTTATAGCGCAATTCGATTCGGTCGCGGATCGTATAGGTGAAGGTGTAGTCAAGATATTCACTTCCGGCAGCTTTTTTGACGTGAGGGAGATACCTGAGAGCGTACGTGAACATATACTTACGAGGCTCAACGAGATCACTGATAAGGTCATCATCGAGACGCGCCCGGAGTTCGTAACCGATAAGACGATGGTGTCTTCAAAAGCTCTGGTCGATAACATGGAAGTCGCGATCGGGCTTGAGACGTCGAACGATGACATCCGCATCAATAGTATCAATAAAAATTTCCTGTTCAAGGATTTCGTCAGGGCCAGTGAGACTGCAAAGGCTCATGGTGTCACCACTAAGGCATACCTGATGATGAAACCGCCTTTCATATCTGAAAAGGATGCTCTGGATGATATGGTAAAGTCAGTTATGGATGCAGCGCCATATGCGCCGACTATATCGATCAACCTGTGCAATGTACAGCGCGGCACTCTTGTGGATGAGCTGTTTTACAGGAAAGCCTACAGGCCCCCATGGCTATGGAGCATAGTGGAGGTCATAAAACGTGTTCACGGAAAGACCGGCTCGGTGATAATGTCGGATCCTCTTGCTGCAGGCGCTTCCAGGGGCCCACATAATTGCGGCAAATGTGACTCAGACTTTGCTAACGCCATAAGAAAATACTCGATGACCCAGGATATTTCAGCATTCGACGATCTGGACTGCGAGTGTCGTTCTCTCTGGGAAAAGGTCCTTGAGCTTGAGGACTGGACATTCGGGGCGCCATTGATATATTAA